One genomic region from Streptomyces sp. NBC_01304 encodes:
- a CDS encoding sigma-70 family RNA polymerase sigma factor — translation MPATLPTPLPRRSTAPEGTCGAAYGRRGTPPDRNTPPHDDAITAWALAARSGDTHAVEHFVRALHRDVRRYVAHLGADPQSADDLTQETFLRALGSLHRFEGRSSARTWLLSIARRAVVDSHRHTAARPRVAHTEDWQSAAEHAQPRDLPGFDDGIALNELLATLPDERREAFVLTQLLGLPYAEAALLSGCPVGTVRSRVARARGSLIGLLRAVA, via the coding sequence ATGCCCGCTACCCTCCCCACGCCCCTGCCGCGAAGAAGCACCGCACCGGAAGGCACCTGCGGTGCCGCGTACGGCCGACGCGGCACACCGCCCGACCGGAACACGCCCCCGCACGACGACGCGATCACCGCATGGGCGCTCGCCGCCCGCAGCGGAGACACCCACGCCGTCGAGCACTTCGTCCGCGCCCTGCACCGTGACGTACGCCGCTACGTCGCCCATCTCGGCGCCGACCCGCAGTCCGCGGACGACCTGACCCAGGAGACGTTCCTGCGCGCCCTCGGCAGCCTGCACCGCTTCGAGGGCCGCTCCTCCGCACGCACCTGGCTGCTCTCCATAGCCCGCCGCGCGGTCGTCGACAGCCACCGGCACACCGCCGCCCGGCCCCGCGTCGCCCACACCGAGGACTGGCAGTCCGCCGCCGAGCACGCCCAGCCCCGGGACCTGCCCGGCTTCGACGACGGCATCGCCCTCAACGAACTGCTGGCCACCTTGCCCGACGAGCGCCGTGAGGCCTTCGTCCTCACCCAGCTGTTGGGGCTGCCGTACGCGGAGGCCGCGCTGCTCAGCGGCTGCCCGGTGGGTACGGTGCGCTCCCGGGTGGCCCGCGCACGCGGCTCACTGATCGGCTTGCTGCGGGCCGTCGCCTAG